In Pseudoalteromonas carrageenovora IAM 12662, the following proteins share a genomic window:
- a CDS encoding DNA-J related domain-containing protein, which produces MLNPLIDEIFELILTKQVWQVHTLAAQLSHQGAIATLDQSPERDLFKRNFLIMNALYQLQAQLKPQNLIISTLHIELLEKEIKHLLVTSNNLRDYYLDWNNYDTSEQQVEELLNSFWRRFKVTPKQHALTNKKYNELILKWDLPEDFTLKALQKRWRQLALQNHPDKLNGCAEKFKKIKLQYEQLKTAAR; this is translated from the coding sequence ATGCTTAACCCACTGATTGATGAGATTTTTGAGCTAATATTAACAAAGCAAGTTTGGCAAGTTCATACTTTAGCCGCGCAGTTGTCCCATCAAGGAGCCATAGCAACGCTTGATCAAAGCCCTGAGCGCGATTTATTTAAGCGTAACTTTTTAATTATGAACGCACTGTACCAACTGCAGGCACAACTAAAGCCGCAAAACCTAATTATTTCAACTTTACATATCGAGCTATTAGAAAAAGAGATTAAGCACTTACTCGTAACTAGCAATAATTTACGAGATTACTATTTAGATTGGAATAATTACGATACGAGTGAGCAGCAAGTAGAAGAGTTATTAAATAGTTTTTGGCGTCGTTTTAAAGTAACACCTAAGCAGCATGCATTAACAAATAAAAAATACAACGAGCTGATTTTAAAGTGGGATTTACCTGAGGATTTTACACTTAAGGCCTTGCAAAAGCGCTGGCGACAACTTGCGCTGCAAAACCACCCCGACAAACTAAATGGCTGTGCGGAAAAGTTTAAAAAAATAAAGTTGCAATACGAGCAGCTTAAAACAGCTGCTCGTTAA
- a CDS encoding MliC family protein: MKVHIAIIAGLLSLTACSEQQNSATYNCGKQNAVLNIINSSQAKLVFNKKTHLLSHEESASGNKYINEKVLFWGKGKEAMLIIEGNKLQCNIV; encoded by the coding sequence ATGAAAGTACACATAGCAATAATTGCAGGCTTACTAAGCTTAACCGCATGTAGTGAGCAACAAAACAGCGCTACTTATAATTGTGGCAAACAAAATGCTGTACTTAATATAATTAATAGCTCACAAGCCAAGCTGGTCTTTAACAAAAAGACTCACCTACTTAGCCACGAAGAAAGCGCATCTGGTAATAAATATATAAATGAAAAAGTGCTTTTTTGGGGCAAAGGCAAAGAAGCGATGTTAATTATTGAGGGTAATAAATTACAGTGCAATATAGTATAA
- a CDS encoding S9 family peptidase: MNKPLAIFSLLLLSLFSSYTHANSARIPIESFSKDTEYSQVTISPSGEYLAVVNKVKGKNVLVILDAQTFKTLHAVSFRGDAQVGDYHWVNNERVAIAKEYLRGWKDHPEYYGEIYGVNVDGKKSKYLIGYLGEQQIGSRIKKQTPLYGTSFILDPLIKNKRKMLVMTIPWTSSNEPHTVVYEVDVYTGKRKRVTLSPSRMAQFLTDHEGNVRVAVSTDNYINAEIHIKNKSGDDWEELSLGNENYSDISLKAFDKHGNNIYMTASKSGEAEGLYKLNIAKKEVKLIFQDEFVSPKRVWVDEASKELFAIETELQYPNYSFIDTGSKKSERLKALIEALKGDQVQLISSTADGNANIIYASSDINPGRYYLYDASKNELKYLFASRGWLKPEEMAITKPIHYKTRGGLTIYGYLTIPNDTDEKNLPLVVMPHGGPHGPRDWWGFDPDSQLLASRGIAVLKVNFRGSGGFGRNFEHAGHKKWGAEIQFDIIDGVKHLIAKGIADKNNICIVGASFGGYSALQSAILEPDMFKCAVGVVGIYDLPLMFEEGDISERNSGQRYLKSVIGSNEVQLKSYSPSYNIDKLKAAVLIVHGGEDKRAPIEQAESLIAALKKANHPYELELLEDEGHGFYKPEHQLKYYNKLVSFLEKHMKF, encoded by the coding sequence ATGAACAAGCCCTTGGCTATATTTTCACTTTTACTGCTTAGTCTTTTTAGCTCTTATACTCATGCAAATAGTGCCCGAATACCTATAGAGAGTTTTAGTAAAGACACCGAGTACAGCCAAGTTACTATTTCACCAAGTGGTGAGTATTTGGCTGTAGTTAATAAAGTAAAAGGTAAAAATGTTTTAGTGATACTTGATGCTCAAACATTTAAGACACTTCATGCTGTATCATTCAGAGGAGATGCCCAGGTAGGCGATTACCACTGGGTTAATAATGAAAGAGTCGCTATTGCCAAAGAGTACTTGAGAGGTTGGAAAGATCACCCTGAATATTATGGTGAAATTTATGGTGTAAACGTCGATGGAAAAAAAAGTAAATACTTGATTGGTTACTTAGGTGAGCAACAGATAGGAAGCAGAATAAAAAAACAAACACCTCTTTACGGGACTTCTTTCATACTCGATCCCCTAATTAAAAATAAACGAAAAATGCTGGTGATGACCATTCCTTGGACTTCTAGCAATGAGCCGCATACAGTGGTTTATGAAGTTGATGTTTATACAGGAAAAAGAAAAAGGGTCACTTTATCACCTTCGCGTATGGCACAGTTTCTAACTGATCATGAGGGTAATGTTCGCGTTGCTGTATCTACTGATAATTATATTAACGCCGAAATACACATTAAAAATAAGTCCGGTGATGATTGGGAAGAACTTTCTTTAGGCAACGAGAATTATTCGGATATTAGTTTAAAAGCATTTGATAAGCACGGTAATAATATCTATATGACCGCTTCTAAATCAGGCGAAGCCGAAGGGTTATATAAATTAAATATAGCGAAAAAAGAAGTTAAGTTAATATTTCAAGATGAGTTTGTTTCTCCAAAGCGGGTTTGGGTTGATGAAGCATCAAAAGAGCTTTTTGCTATAGAGACAGAACTGCAATACCCGAATTATTCATTTATTGATACAGGTTCTAAAAAAAGTGAGCGTTTAAAGGCTTTAATTGAGGCGTTGAAAGGTGATCAAGTTCAGCTAATTAGTAGCACAGCAGACGGCAATGCAAATATTATATATGCCTCCAGCGATATTAATCCTGGACGTTATTACTTATATGATGCATCTAAAAATGAGCTTAAATACTTGTTTGCCTCAAGAGGTTGGTTGAAGCCTGAAGAAATGGCAATTACGAAACCTATCCATTATAAAACTCGAGGTGGCTTAACAATATACGGATATTTAACCATACCTAATGATACAGACGAGAAAAACTTACCTTTGGTTGTAATGCCTCATGGGGGGCCTCATGGACCTAGAGATTGGTGGGGGTTTGATCCTGACTCGCAATTACTTGCAAGTCGCGGTATTGCTGTACTTAAAGTTAACTTTAGGGGTTCGGGTGGGTTCGGACGTAACTTTGAGCATGCTGGACACAAAAAGTGGGGAGCTGAAATACAGTTCGATATTATAGATGGCGTTAAACATTTAATCGCAAAAGGGATCGCTGACAAAAATAATATTTGTATTGTGGGAGCAAGTTTTGGAGGTTACTCCGCTTTACAAAGCGCTATTTTAGAGCCTGATATGTTTAAATGTGCGGTAGGCGTTGTTGGAATTTATGATTTACCACTAATGTTTGAAGAGGGTGATATTTCTGAGCGCAATAGCGGTCAACGTTACTTAAAAAGTGTGATCGGTAGTAATGAAGTACAACTTAAAAGCTATTCGCCTAGTTATAATATAGATAAGCTTAAAGCCGCAGTACTTATAGTGCACGGTGGTGAAGACAAGCGAGCTCCTATTGAGCAAGCAGAATCATTAATCGCAGCCTTAAAAAAAGCAAATCACCCTTATGAGTTGGAGTTGTTAGAAGATGAAGGGCATGGTTTTTACAAGCCTGAACATCAATTGAAGTATTATAATAAATTGGTTAGTTTTTTAGAAAAACATATGAAATTTTAA
- a CDS encoding TonB-dependent siderophore receptor, translating to MKLNSLYLALVAASSSVFAAPADIERIQVKGSYFNDYKVDNANGAMRTSASLLETAQSVTVISDTIISEQLATTLGEVLTNDASLTAGSQQRNREVFNLRGFELSSGTGYLRDGHQHWSHYQQPIEILQQVEVIKGPSSILYGQSGPGGLVNMVTKKPTAKTLLNASADVDQHGSTRFMVDAGGALTEAEDLRARGILVKQDVDYWREYQNGENRERDRFLGAVVVDYDISDNALVRVHYDRTDDKAGLDTGAWIDDNANVIGDDKTIRDMSWAFTDITVENVGIDFNVFLSDNWKVKLGYNEQTFERQRFESSPSRNSYDTQTNTYTSNPYDRFDDWQFTTAFIDFIGEFETASIQHQFLIGANSLDYYYGQLRTSADSFSFTAGQNEPARPDVSYKTDLTKSETEYDYYGVYAQDLITFSPQWQVSVGGRFDKQTREGQNNESFLPKFGVLYHPNASATIYASYTEGFEPQNETITDEEDINFGMKIDAVTSEQRELGIKWQLFDERLMLSGAIFDISKNGTLVTEQLETPIGSITSETNQVGEQRHKGFEMAAQGAATDRLFVMASTMYLDANYERANENLQGKRPVDAPKWSASLWTRYELNDAIAFNAGAFYEGERFADSDNSITKDAYTRVDVGATYKFIMSNTDINLRLNVENLFDTDYLGGGGNGNVTIGEGTNLRLAAQFNF from the coding sequence ATGAAACTGAACTCTTTATACCTAGCACTTGTAGCTGCAAGCTCAAGCGTTTTTGCTGCCCCCGCCGATATAGAGCGAATTCAAGTTAAAGGTAGCTACTTCAACGACTACAAAGTCGATAACGCTAATGGTGCTATGAGAACATCAGCTTCATTATTAGAAACAGCCCAATCAGTAACTGTTATTAGCGATACAATAATTAGCGAGCAATTAGCAACCACGCTTGGCGAAGTGCTTACCAACGATGCAAGTTTAACGGCAGGATCACAGCAACGTAACCGTGAAGTATTTAACCTTCGGGGTTTTGAGTTAAGCTCAGGTACCGGCTATCTACGTGATGGACACCAGCATTGGTCGCACTATCAACAACCAATCGAAATCCTTCAACAAGTTGAAGTTATTAAAGGTCCTTCAAGCATTTTATATGGTCAATCAGGTCCTGGTGGCTTGGTAAATATGGTAACAAAAAAACCAACGGCGAAAACGTTACTAAACGCCTCAGCTGATGTTGACCAGCATGGTTCAACTCGCTTTATGGTTGATGCTGGCGGCGCACTAACAGAAGCTGAAGATTTACGTGCACGCGGCATATTAGTAAAGCAAGATGTAGACTACTGGCGTGAATATCAAAATGGTGAAAACCGTGAGCGAGACCGCTTTTTAGGTGCTGTAGTCGTTGATTATGATATTAGCGATAATGCACTTGTACGTGTTCATTATGACCGTACAGATGACAAAGCAGGCCTAGATACGGGTGCATGGATTGATGATAACGCCAATGTTATTGGCGACGATAAAACTATTCGTGATATGTCATGGGCATTTACTGATATCACTGTAGAAAACGTAGGTATCGATTTTAACGTATTCTTATCTGACAACTGGAAAGTAAAGCTAGGTTATAATGAGCAGACTTTTGAGCGCCAACGCTTTGAGTCATCTCCTAGTCGCAACTCTTACGACACTCAAACTAACACATACACTTCGAACCCATACGATCGTTTTGATGATTGGCAATTCACCACTGCATTTATTGATTTTATTGGTGAATTTGAAACGGCTAGCATACAACACCAATTTCTAATTGGTGCTAATTCGCTTGACTACTATTATGGTCAACTACGCACATCTGCTGATTCATTTAGTTTTACAGCAGGCCAAAATGAACCTGCGCGCCCAGATGTCAGCTATAAAACTGATCTCACTAAAAGCGAAACTGAATATGACTACTACGGTGTATACGCCCAAGATTTAATTACTTTTTCACCACAATGGCAAGTGTCTGTTGGCGGCCGCTTTGATAAGCAAACACGTGAAGGACAAAATAACGAGTCGTTTTTGCCTAAATTCGGCGTACTTTATCACCCGAATGCATCTGCAACTATTTATGCCAGTTATACAGAAGGTTTTGAGCCACAAAACGAAACCATTACTGACGAAGAAGATATCAACTTTGGTATGAAAATAGATGCTGTCACCTCTGAACAAAGAGAGCTTGGTATTAAATGGCAGCTATTTGATGAGCGTTTAATGCTTAGCGGTGCTATTTTCGATATAAGTAAAAATGGAACCTTAGTTACAGAGCAACTTGAAACACCTATCGGTTCAATTACCTCTGAAACAAACCAAGTTGGTGAACAGCGCCATAAAGGTTTTGAAATGGCAGCACAAGGTGCAGCAACTGACCGCTTATTTGTTATGGCATCAACTATGTATTTAGATGCTAACTATGAAAGAGCGAACGAAAACCTACAAGGTAAACGCCCTGTAGATGCCCCTAAATGGTCAGCATCTCTGTGGACTCGTTATGAGTTAAATGATGCAATTGCTTTTAATGCGGGTGCCTTTTATGAAGGTGAACGCTTTGCTGATAGCGATAACTCTATTACCAAAGATGCCTATACACGTGTAGATGTAGGTGCAACTTATAAATTTATTATGAGTAATACTGATATAAATCTTCGCCTTAACGTTGAAAACCTATTTGATACTGATTACTTAGGTGGCGGCGGCAATGGTAATGTAACTATTGGCGAAGGCACTAACTTACGCCTAGCGGCACAATTTAATTTTTAA
- a CDS encoding DUF808 domain-containing protein encodes MAGTNLLTLLDDITTLLDDIATMSKVATKKTAGVLGDDLALNAQQVTGVAAERELPVVWAVAKGSFLNKAILVPAALLISVWLPWLITPLLMIGGLFLCFEGAEKVFAKFLPHHEEVTNEGEQLDLVEYEKQKVKGAIRTDFILSAEIIVITLGTVAGATLVNQALVLCVIAIIMTIGVYGLVAGIVKLDDAGLYLLNQSKESANKFKELLGKGLLAAAPRLMQFLAFAGTVAMFLVGGGILSHGIELLHHWQLEVTSTGKSLFNGTGEVLAPLIFDGLLGVIAGLCVVVLHIIWSKITKSRH; translated from the coding sequence ATGGCAGGTACTAACCTTTTAACTTTATTAGATGACATAACAACGCTACTTGATGACATAGCAACAATGAGTAAAGTCGCGACTAAAAAAACCGCTGGCGTATTAGGAGATGATTTAGCACTTAATGCACAACAGGTAACAGGTGTGGCTGCAGAGCGAGAATTGCCCGTTGTGTGGGCAGTAGCTAAAGGCTCATTTTTAAATAAAGCTATTTTAGTACCCGCTGCACTATTAATTAGCGTGTGGCTGCCTTGGCTAATAACACCACTTTTAATGATTGGTGGATTATTTTTATGTTTTGAAGGTGCTGAAAAAGTATTTGCTAAGTTTTTACCTCATCATGAAGAAGTAACAAACGAAGGTGAGCAACTTGATTTAGTTGAGTATGAAAAACAAAAAGTAAAGGGAGCTATACGCACGGACTTTATTCTTTCAGCCGAAATTATAGTCATTACTTTAGGCACTGTTGCCGGAGCTACTTTAGTTAATCAAGCATTAGTACTTTGCGTAATCGCAATTATAATGACCATAGGCGTTTATGGTTTAGTGGCAGGTATTGTAAAGCTTGATGATGCGGGATTATATTTACTTAACCAATCTAAAGAGTCGGCAAATAAGTTTAAAGAGCTACTTGGAAAAGGCTTGCTAGCAGCGGCACCTAGGTTAATGCAGTTTTTAGCATTTGCTGGCACAGTTGCTATGTTTTTAGTGGGCGGTGGTATTTTATCTCACGGTATTGAGTTACTTCATCATTGGCAGCTAGAAGTCACTAGCACTGGTAAATCTTTATTTAATGGCACTGGAGAGGTTTTAGCTCCCCTAATTTTTGATGGTTTGCTAGGTGTGATAGCTGGTTTATGTGTTGTTGTACTACACATTATATGGAGTAAGATTACTAAAAGTAGGCATTAG
- a CDS encoding M20/M25/M40 family metallo-hydrolase, which yields MNKIITTILLASSFLASAAEPEFSTEQLKQVTQVRTTALNSSLSYELLESLTTEVGPRLPGTDNDKKAVAWAKAKFNQLGFDKVWLEEATFPEWRRYSESGKILTPSEQPLHLTALGNSISTPKEGITATVVLFETLDELIAAPANSLKGKIAYINYRMNRHIDGNGYGPAVKARGTGAIEASKKGAVAYMMRSVSTGHHRFAHTGGSYYKEGVKKIPNVTIANPDADQIARLVALNKNVSVNINVQTENLGEGTGYNVIGQFNGTENPEQYVLIGGHLDSWDLGTGALDDGAGVALTMAAAKHISDVKRPKRSIRVVLFAAEELGLWGAKAYFAKHKNDLHNIVAAAESDFGADVVYGFESNVDAASLPVVRAIAKELVPLNVEYIGKNQANGGPDLIPLKKATSAPIFELAQDGTDYFDYHHTADDTLDKVTPAKLRQNTAAYAVFALMAADAKTTIKPKTQNK from the coding sequence ATGAATAAAATAATTACAACAATACTGCTCGCCAGCAGTTTTTTAGCCAGTGCCGCTGAGCCCGAATTTAGCACTGAGCAATTAAAACAAGTGACGCAGGTTCGAACAACTGCTCTTAATAGCAGTTTGAGCTATGAACTGCTTGAGTCTTTGACTACTGAAGTTGGCCCGCGCTTACCCGGTACAGACAACGATAAAAAAGCAGTGGCATGGGCCAAAGCAAAATTTAACCAACTTGGTTTTGATAAAGTATGGCTTGAAGAAGCAACCTTTCCTGAGTGGCGTCGATACAGCGAAAGCGGAAAAATACTAACCCCAAGCGAGCAGCCGCTTCATTTAACTGCACTTGGTAACAGTATTAGCACACCAAAAGAGGGAATTACAGCCACCGTAGTGTTGTTCGAAACGCTTGATGAGCTAATCGCAGCCCCAGCAAATAGCTTAAAAGGTAAAATAGCCTATATTAATTACCGTATGAACCGCCATATAGACGGTAATGGTTACGGCCCTGCGGTAAAGGCACGCGGTACAGGTGCTATAGAGGCGTCTAAAAAAGGCGCTGTTGCCTACATGATGCGCTCAGTAAGTACCGGCCATCATCGTTTTGCTCACACTGGCGGTAGTTACTATAAAGAAGGCGTTAAAAAAATACCTAACGTGACAATTGCCAATCCCGATGCAGATCAAATTGCACGCTTAGTGGCTTTAAACAAAAATGTATCGGTAAATATAAATGTGCAAACCGAAAATCTAGGTGAAGGCACAGGCTATAACGTAATAGGCCAGTTTAACGGTACTGAAAACCCTGAACAATATGTATTAATTGGCGGCCATTTAGATTCTTGGGATTTAGGCACAGGTGCATTAGATGATGGCGCAGGCGTTGCCCTTACTATGGCAGCTGCTAAACATATTAGCGATGTAAAACGCCCTAAGCGCAGTATTCGCGTTGTGCTTTTTGCAGCAGAAGAACTTGGCCTTTGGGGAGCAAAAGCTTATTTTGCAAAACATAAAAACGATTTACACAACATAGTTGCAGCTGCTGAGTCTGATTTTGGCGCTGATGTAGTATACGGGTTTGAATCGAATGTAGATGCGGCATCACTCCCTGTTGTACGTGCTATAGCAAAAGAACTGGTGCCATTAAATGTTGAGTATATTGGTAAAAATCAAGCCAATGGGGGACCTGATTTGATTCCGCTTAAAAAGGCAACATCGGCACCTATATTTGAACTTGCCCAAGATGGTACCGACTACTTTGATTACCACCACACAGCAGATGATACGCTTGATAAAGTAACACCTGCAAAGCTGCGCCAAAATACAGCTGCTTACGCGGTATTTGCTTTAATGGCAGCAGATGCAAAAACAACAATTAAACCAAAAACTCAAAATAAGTAA
- a CDS encoding tetratricopeptide repeat protein, protein MLLFNTSQSFPHFTQTQCCPSCNSDAYHLVNQSRFLRFTIIPVIPLKLSYKHECYQCGYSEPTQVKQLPLIEKLSLPKYFIGIFLIVLVICFFYQQYLDAQTQKLEYLNNPKAYDTYLVQADKFTHEPLTLTNLKVAQVLSFDEQFITFQISNYSYKRNNGITTALRTSLLVQRGYFSKDKITLPRSEVKRLYNDDVIYDVLRPSANSLYGGFVMFPPKPKPLYKGLKLDKNNQQGITYFKNAQYKEALESFSLAANAGSQWGQLNLAQMYRDGQGVTKNVQTAKHWYEQAIAQGNSKAKYELEQLCEMVKC, encoded by the coding sequence ATGTTGCTTTTCAATACGAGTCAATCTTTCCCTCACTTTACACAAACACAGTGCTGCCCTAGCTGTAATAGCGATGCATATCACTTGGTAAATCAAAGCCGCTTTTTACGCTTTACTATTATACCTGTCATTCCTTTAAAGCTAAGCTATAAACATGAATGCTATCAATGTGGATACAGTGAGCCGACTCAAGTAAAACAACTTCCCTTAATTGAAAAACTCAGTTTACCTAAATACTTTATTGGGATTTTTTTAATAGTTTTAGTTATTTGTTTTTTTTATCAACAGTATTTAGATGCACAAACGCAAAAACTAGAGTATTTAAATAACCCTAAAGCCTACGATACCTACTTGGTTCAAGCAGACAAATTCACACACGAACCCTTAACGCTAACCAACTTAAAAGTGGCGCAAGTTTTAAGTTTTGACGAGCAGTTTATTACTTTTCAGATAAGTAACTACAGCTATAAACGTAATAACGGCATTACTACAGCACTGCGTACCAGCTTATTAGTACAAAGGGGTTACTTCTCGAAAGACAAAATTACGTTGCCTCGTAGCGAAGTAAAAAGGCTTTATAACGACGATGTGATTTACGACGTGCTACGCCCATCAGCAAATAGTTTATATGGTGGGTTTGTTATGTTTCCGCCTAAACCAAAGCCCCTATATAAAGGTTTAAAGCTCGACAAAAATAACCAACAAGGCATTACGTATTTTAAAAACGCACAATATAAAGAGGCACTTGAAAGCTTTTCGTTAGCCGCAAATGCAGGCTCGCAATGGGGGCAATTAAATCTTGCACAAATGTACCGAGATGGGCAAGGCGTAACTAAAAATGTGCAAACAGCAAAGCATTGGTATGAGCAGGCAATAGCACAAGGTAATAGCAAAGCTAAATATGAGCTAGAACAGCTTTGTGAAATGGTAAAATGCTAA
- the dbpA gene encoding ATP-dependent RNA helicase DbpA, translated as MTSTAFSSLALPAGLVDNLSTLGYSQMTPVQAQSLPPVLEGKDIIAQAKTGSGKTAAFSLGVLAKLNVKRFRIQSLVLCPTRELAEQVAVEMRKLARGIHNIKILTLCGGVSIGPQIGSLEHGAHIIVGTPGRVDDHIRKGTLRLDDVETLVLDEADQMLDMGFQDTLDAIIERIPQNRQTLLFSATFPRAIEAIAKRVLKNPEMIKVEEEQAKSTIKQYFYKMDNNKQRYPTLKLLLLKFTPQSCVVFCNTKVETQQVCDDLADEGFSAVALHGDLEQRDRERTLIHFANKSASILVATDVAARGLDIDDMDMVINYHLAHDTQTHVHRVGRTGRAGKKGIACSIYGEAEAFKIAQIGDHYERDITPEQMPPFNLLDKPPYRPEMVTLMIDSGKKQKVRAGDILGALTGKDGIAGRQVGKINVLDNVAFVAVERNSSKPALRKLTEGNIKGRKIRARRLTR; from the coding sequence GTGACTTCTACTGCATTTTCATCTTTGGCTTTACCTGCTGGTTTAGTTGATAACTTATCAACACTCGGCTATTCGCAAATGACACCTGTACAGGCGCAAAGTTTGCCTCCTGTACTTGAAGGTAAAGACATCATTGCTCAGGCAAAAACCGGTTCAGGTAAAACTGCTGCGTTTAGCTTGGGTGTATTGGCTAAATTAAACGTTAAACGTTTTCGTATTCAGTCGTTAGTTTTGTGTCCAACCCGTGAGCTTGCTGAGCAAGTTGCAGTAGAAATGCGTAAACTTGCGCGCGGTATTCATAACATTAAAATATTAACGTTATGTGGTGGTGTATCAATTGGTCCACAAATTGGCTCGCTTGAGCATGGCGCACACATTATTGTTGGTACGCCAGGGCGTGTTGATGACCACATTAGAAAAGGCACGTTACGTTTAGATGATGTTGAAACGCTAGTACTTGACGAAGCCGATCAAATGTTAGACATGGGTTTTCAAGATACCCTTGATGCCATTATTGAACGTATTCCGCAAAATCGTCAAACCTTACTATTTAGCGCTACGTTCCCGCGCGCAATAGAAGCTATAGCAAAGCGTGTACTAAAAAATCCAGAAATGATTAAAGTAGAAGAAGAGCAAGCAAAAAGTACTATCAAACAATACTTCTACAAAATGGATAACAATAAACAGCGTTACCCAACCCTTAAATTATTATTACTTAAATTTACACCGCAAAGCTGTGTTGTGTTTTGTAATACCAAGGTAGAAACTCAACAAGTATGTGACGATTTAGCCGACGAAGGCTTTAGTGCAGTTGCGCTTCATGGTGATTTAGAGCAGCGCGATCGTGAGCGTACACTTATTCACTTTGCTAATAAAAGTGCATCTATATTAGTGGCAACGGATGTAGCTGCCCGTGGTTTAGATATTGATGATATGGATATGGTAATTAACTACCATTTAGCACACGACACGCAAACGCACGTTCACCGAGTTGGGCGTACTGGCCGCGCCGGTAAAAAGGGCATAGCATGCTCTATTTATGGTGAAGCTGAAGCGTTTAAAATTGCGCAAATTGGCGATCATTACGAACGTGATATCACGCCTGAACAAATGCCACCGTTTAATTTATTAGATAAACCACCTTACCGCCCTGAAATGGTTACGCTAATGATTGATTCAGGCAAAAAACAAAAAGTGCGCGCGGGTGATATTTTAGGTGCTTTAACGGGTAAAGATGGTATTGCAGGTCGCCAAGTAGGTAAAATTAATGTGCTTGATAACGTTGCATTTGTTGCTGTTGAGCGTAATTCATCAAAGCCAGCACTTCGTAAGCTAACCGAAGGCAACATTAAGGGCCGTAAAATTCGCGCTCGTCGTCTTACGCGTTAA